The following are from one region of the Chromobacterium phragmitis genome:
- a CDS encoding LysR family transcriptional regulator yields the protein MDIRALRYFVELVKCQSFTRAADALFVTQPTISKMVKQLEEELDMPLILREGRSFRLTDAGRVTYERGMDVLSAMNQLKHELADLASLSHGELVVGLPPMVGVAFFAPVVSRYRGRYPQIELKMVEDGALAIENRIKSGELEIGVAVLPVDSQVFEHYSVVRDPLCLVAPAGSRWHGKSLVQLADIADQPMVLYPDDFTLSRRIGDAFRELGKPLNIVGRSAHWDFIVELVAANLGVTLLPRSIVERLDREQFDVIPLFDNKLYWHLALIWQRGGYLSHAARAWLALTRETLGGQD from the coding sequence ATGGACATCCGCGCGCTGCGCTATTTCGTTGAACTGGTGAAATGCCAAAGCTTCACCCGTGCCGCCGACGCCCTGTTCGTCACCCAGCCCACCATCAGCAAGATGGTGAAGCAGTTGGAGGAGGAACTGGACATGCCGCTGATCCTGCGCGAAGGCCGCAGCTTCCGCCTGACCGACGCCGGCCGCGTCACCTACGAGCGCGGCATGGATGTGCTGTCGGCCATGAACCAGCTCAAGCACGAGCTGGCCGACCTGGCCTCGCTCAGCCACGGCGAACTGGTGGTGGGCCTGCCGCCGATGGTAGGCGTCGCCTTCTTCGCGCCGGTGGTCAGCCGCTACCGAGGCCGCTATCCGCAGATCGAGCTGAAAATGGTGGAGGACGGCGCGCTGGCGATAGAAAACCGCATCAAGAGCGGCGAGCTGGAGATCGGCGTGGCGGTGCTGCCGGTGGACAGCCAGGTATTCGAGCACTACTCGGTGGTGCGCGACCCGCTGTGCCTGGTGGCGCCGGCCGGCTCGCGCTGGCACGGCAAGTCGCTGGTGCAATTGGCCGACATCGCCGACCAGCCCATGGTGCTGTACCCGGACGACTTCACCCTCAGCCGCCGCATCGGAGACGCCTTTCGCGAACTAGGCAAGCCGCTCAACATCGTCGGCCGCAGCGCCCACTGGGATTTCATCGTCGAGCTGGTGGCGGCCAATCTGGGCGTCACCCTGCTGCCGCGCAGCATCGTCGAACGGCTGGACCGCGAGCAATTCGACGTGATCCCGCTGTTCGACAACAAGCTGTATTGGCACCTCGCGCTGATCTGGCAGCGCGGCGGCTATCTGTCCCATGCCGCCCGCGCCTGGCTGGCGCTGACGCGGGAAACGCTGGGCGGGCAGGATTGA
- the rlmB gene encoding 23S rRNA (guanosine(2251)-2'-O)-methyltransferase RlmB gives MSNKRLIHGFHAINARLWQNPKSLLEIWLAGGRHDARAKAVLDKAGEEKVKLHIVDKERLDSMSGNARHQGVVAMIDASMNYVTLDDVLDNLSEPPLLLILDGVTDPHNLGACLRVADAMGAHAVIAPKDRSATLNATVSKVACGAAEVVPYITVTNLARTLRDLKDAGVWIAGTTMEADTDLYHFDASGPLAWVMGAEGEGMRRLTREHCDVLVSIPMFGTVESLNVSVSSGMVLSESRRQRVLKATG, from the coding sequence ATGAGCAACAAACGCCTGATACACGGCTTCCACGCCATCAACGCCCGTCTGTGGCAGAACCCGAAGAGCCTGCTGGAGATCTGGCTGGCCGGCGGCCGCCACGACGCCCGCGCCAAGGCGGTGCTGGACAAGGCCGGCGAGGAGAAGGTCAAGCTGCACATCGTCGACAAGGAGCGCCTGGACAGCATGAGCGGCAACGCCCGCCATCAGGGCGTGGTGGCGATGATAGACGCCAGCATGAACTACGTGACCCTGGACGACGTGCTGGACAACCTGTCCGAGCCGCCGCTGCTGCTGATCCTTGACGGCGTCACCGATCCGCACAATCTGGGCGCCTGCCTGCGCGTCGCCGACGCGATGGGCGCGCACGCGGTGATCGCACCCAAGGACCGCTCCGCCACGCTGAACGCCACCGTGTCCAAGGTGGCTTGCGGCGCGGCCGAGGTGGTGCCCTACATCACCGTCACCAATCTGGCGCGCACCTTGCGCGACCTGAAAGACGCCGGAGTGTGGATCGCCGGCACCACCATGGAAGCCGACACCGATCTCTACCACTTCGACGCCTCCGGCCCGCTGGCCTGGGTGATGGGCGCGGAGGGCGAGGGCATGCGCCGGCTGACGCGCGAGCATTGCGACGTGCTGGTGTCCATCCCGATGTTCGGCACCGTGGAGAGCCTGAACGTGTCGGTTTCGTCCGGCATGGTGCTGTCGGAAAGCCGCCGCCAGCGGGTGCTGAAGGCTACTGGCTGA